Proteins from one Paenibacillus sp. J23TS9 genomic window:
- a CDS encoding DedA family protein → MEWMNNLFEQYGYLVLFLGLFSESLALPFPGELAMAISGHMSTLGNFHIPFIIFYSYIGAIIGTTITYFIGYRLGTPFLAQYGKYVLLNQARLAKVTEWFGKYGNKLILVSYFIPGLRHFTGYVSGVLKVPQRTFFALNYIGGLVWVLVYVSIGKIFGPDIEHLLHVASRYFAASMVILAILITVLVLLKKNKERIFSRLRGRSSSSGSKQNEERE, encoded by the coding sequence ATGGAATGGATGAACAATCTCTTTGAACAATATGGATATCTAGTGTTATTTCTTGGACTATTTTCAGAATCTCTGGCCCTGCCCTTCCCGGGAGAACTCGCGATGGCGATTTCCGGCCATATGTCCACGCTGGGCAACTTTCATATCCCCTTCATCATTTTCTACTCCTATATCGGTGCCATTATTGGCACGACCATCACCTATTTCATAGGTTACAGACTGGGGACGCCGTTTCTTGCGCAATACGGAAAATACGTTCTTCTGAATCAGGCGAGGCTCGCCAAAGTAACGGAATGGTTTGGAAAATACGGCAACAAGCTGATTTTGGTGAGCTATTTCATTCCGGGATTACGTCACTTTACGGGCTACGTTTCGGGAGTGCTGAAAGTGCCGCAGCGCACCTTTTTCGCTTTAAACTATATCGGCGGCTTGGTATGGGTTCTGGTGTATGTATCCATCGGCAAAATATTCGGACCGGACATCGAGCATCTGCTTCATGTGGCGTCCCGTTACTTTGCCGCATCCATGGTCATTCTCGCGATTCTAATCACGGTCCTGGTACTCCTCAAGAAAAACAAGGAGAGAATTTTCAGCAGGCTGCGGGGCAGATCCTCATCTTCGGGCAGCAAACAAAACGAAGAACGGGAATAA